The Zestosphaera sp. genome contains a region encoding:
- a CDS encoding Lrp/AsnC family transcriptional regulator: protein MDEISLKILRCIQENPKIRIRDLANKLNIPKSTVYYRVRKLEELGVIKGYNAILDSEKLGFEYLVIILVRGRYGPKYHEEIGKFLSKNPYIQAIYYVLGETDFVVIGKFPCKEKYMEFLESLINSQFIERSSTMVIAKVIKEDFKLNI from the coding sequence TTGGATGAGATCAGCCTAAAGATACTACGATGTATTCAAGAAAATCCAAAGATACGCATTAGAGACTTAGCTAACAAATTAAATATTCCTAAATCAACCGTTTACTACAGAGTAAGAAAGCTAGAAGAACTCGGCGTGATTAAAGGATATAACGCTATTCTAGATAGCGAGAAGTTAGGTTTTGAGTATCTCGTGATTATACTCGTTAGAGGGAGGTATGGTCCTAAATATCACGAAGAGATAGGAAAATTTCTTAGTAAGAATCCCTACATACAAGCCATATATTACGTACTCGGCGAAACAGATTTTGTAGTCATAGGTAAGTTTCCCTGTAAAGAAAAATACATGGAATTTCTTGAATCATTGATTAACTCACAATTTATCGAAAGATCCTCTACTATGGTTATAGCTAAGGTCATTAAGGAAGACTTTAAATTAAACATATAG
- a CDS encoding MoaD/ThiS family protein: MAVIVRFYGMLRELAREKLELNISSNEISFLDLIKEILKEYPHLSNYIKVNEEKVEVKGVSILVNGRHIMFLGGDKALVRDGDVIDMLPPLHGG; the protein is encoded by the coding sequence ATGGCTGTAATAGTGCGTTTTTACGGAATGCTCAGAGAACTTGCCAGAGAAAAATTAGAGCTTAACATAAGCTCTAATGAGATCTCATTCTTAGACTTAATCAAAGAAATTCTGAAAGAGTACCCGCACTTAAGTAATTATATTAAGGTTAACGAGGAAAAAGTTGAAGTGAAAGGCGTTAGTATATTGGTTAACGGGAGACATATAATGTTTTTAGGCGGCGACAAAGCTCTAGTAAGAGATGGTGATGTAATAGATATGCTACCACCCCTGCACGGTGGTTAG
- a CDS encoding aldehyde ferredoxin oxidoreductase family protein encodes MIYSGQTILRVDLSSDRIEEEELSDSIVERFVGGKGLATYLMYKEIKPGVDSFSPENKLYVFGGPLAFIYPTFTRTIVASKSPLTGLYCDSNAGGSFSIELRRAGYIGVVVEGKSDKMKCLKITKEEKKLIECESLRGKTTYEVGEVFRDYSVLTIGPAGENLVRFANVTIDMKKNPVTRPGVAGRGGLGAVMGSKNLKAIVLKGWLKPDELAKGVDKNLQKDLISRYLKILQEDVVPGIGVGGNLPVFRVSAEAKILPVKNFQAGSHEKWEELADDAWGRITVNRITCPTCPLKCGTTVVENSSSTERIEYETVAMNGSNLMIISRKALAQINTTLNALGMDTITTGNIAAFLMELTERGLLKDYAISWGDLEGYLKLVHDIAYRRGVGNILAEGLARASRVLNAEEYAVHIKQLEIPAYDPRGVVGMALAYATADRGGDHLRAWTVAAELTSKLTLEDLVNLTKYLQDRNAALWSLIACDNIPGNSVRPPDEMIKIYIKMLNTLGFSYDEESFLKLGERIYNLSRLFNVREGVRRKDDSLPPRFHEPRGDTGWVITREDFEKMLDTYYSKRGWDHDGIPLKETLGRLGLLEII; translated from the coding sequence ATGATTTACTCAGGACAGACCATATTACGTGTTGATTTATCTAGTGACAGGATTGAAGAAGAAGAACTGTCTGATTCTATTGTTGAAAGGTTTGTCGGTGGTAAGGGGTTAGCAACCTACTTAATGTATAAGGAGATTAAGCCAGGTGTTGATTCATTCTCACCCGAGAATAAGCTTTATGTGTTTGGAGGTCCTCTAGCATTCATTTACCCAACATTCACTAGGACTATCGTCGCTTCTAAGTCCCCCCTAACAGGTTTATACTGTGACAGCAATGCTGGCGGTTCTTTCTCTATTGAGTTGAGGAGAGCTGGCTACATAGGAGTAGTTGTAGAAGGTAAGAGTGATAAGATGAAATGTCTAAAAATAACTAAAGAAGAGAAGAAGCTAATTGAATGTGAGTCTCTTAGGGGCAAGACTACTTATGAAGTTGGTGAAGTCTTTAGAGACTACTCAGTACTCACGATAGGTCCTGCAGGAGAAAACCTAGTGAGGTTTGCGAACGTCACTATAGACATGAAGAAGAACCCAGTCACTAGACCAGGAGTAGCTGGGCGTGGAGGACTCGGCGCAGTCATGGGTTCTAAGAACTTGAAAGCTATTGTGCTGAAGGGTTGGCTAAAACCTGATGAATTAGCTAAAGGCGTAGACAAGAACTTACAAAAAGATTTGATTAGCAGATACTTGAAGATACTTCAGGAGGACGTAGTGCCGGGAATAGGTGTTGGTGGCAACTTACCAGTATTTAGAGTGTCTGCTGAAGCAAAAATACTACCCGTTAAGAACTTTCAAGCAGGGTCTCACGAAAAGTGGGAAGAGTTAGCTGATGATGCGTGGGGCAGGATCACAGTCAATAGAATAACATGTCCTACATGCCCCCTCAAGTGCGGGACTACCGTAGTAGAGAATAGTTCCTCAACCGAGAGAATAGAGTATGAGACAGTAGCTATGAATGGCTCTAACTTAATGATAATTAGTCGTAAAGCGTTAGCGCAAATAAACACTACACTGAACGCTTTAGGAATGGATACAATAACTACAGGCAATATAGCGGCTTTTCTTATGGAACTAACTGAGCGGGGACTCTTAAAAGACTACGCGATTTCTTGGGGTGATTTAGAAGGTTACTTGAAGCTCGTGCACGACATAGCGTATAGGAGAGGTGTAGGAAACATACTTGCTGAGGGCTTGGCTAGAGCATCTAGAGTACTTAACGCTGAAGAGTACGCAGTACACATCAAGCAGTTAGAGATACCTGCATACGACCCGAGAGGAGTTGTAGGCATGGCGCTCGCATACGCAACAGCCGACAGGGGCGGAGACCACTTGAGGGCCTGGACTGTTGCTGCCGAGCTAACATCTAAGCTAACTCTAGAAGACCTCGTCAACTTAACCAAGTACCTCCAAGACAGGAACGCGGCTTTATGGTCTCTAATCGCGTGTGATAACATACCAGGAAATTCTGTGAGGCCGCCGGACGAGATGATCAAAATCTACATAAAGATGCTCAATACTCTCGGGTTTAGCTATGATGAGGAGAGCTTCCTCAAACTAGGCGAGAGAATCTACAACTTATCAAGACTCTTCAACGTTAGAGAAGGGGTCAGAAGAAAAGACGACTCACTACCGCCCAGATTCCACGAACCTAGAGGAGACACAGGGTGGGTAATAACTAGAGAAGACTTTGAGAAAATGCTTGACACTTACTACAGCAAAAGAGGATGGGATCACGACGGAATCCCACTTAAAGAGACTTTAGGCAGACTAGGATTACTAGAAATCATTTAA
- a CDS encoding sodium:solute symporter family protein, giving the protein MNISPWSLVVLSTLVVFFAFTLIVGYVGAKRTKKGLHEFYVAGGTLSAITVMFTYMATYMEAWEFVGMPTVIVSEGFEWWVIEMIFYLSFVALFYLVGLRIYKLGKLHKYVTPTDVIVHRVGGFERLLRILIALMILYATIIYIGMIYIPAAGVLSAATGGEISYHTFLALYVIFIVIYISAGGMRAVAYADIMAGVTFIVAFLAMVYATYTFWGGFDKLAWTAYTSDIGSEIFQKTQPFQYFWTMLIFYGISWLFIPHLVVRFFAAKDYKGVIVGGMGSNAGFFLGAFVSPLLLGLSLAAYYGANLPEVEVVEGYVPMLFMELFGMGPLLVLLLLGLIAITRSTIDSMLLLVSSIVDVDLIERGIGIKVPERGRRLVSTLVIIGVAILSVIVALAPEAPMVIIGFELCWPAYSVIAWPTIIMIFWRRANKYGGFASYLAGFISLLLFTYVIWPEAPHNPFGVWEGTLPTLIAIATLIIVSLATPPPPEEFIKEYYGIKK; this is encoded by the coding sequence GTGAACATATCTCCCTGGTCTTTAGTAGTGTTATCAACTCTCGTAGTATTCTTCGCCTTCACATTAATAGTAGGTTATGTGGGAGCTAAGAGAACTAAGAAGGGACTCCACGAATTCTACGTGGCTGGCGGTACGTTGTCGGCCATAACAGTTATGTTCACCTATATGGCGACCTACATGGAAGCATGGGAGTTTGTAGGCATGCCTACAGTAATAGTTAGTGAAGGTTTTGAGTGGTGGGTCATAGAAATGATATTTTACTTAAGTTTCGTTGCTCTCTTCTATCTTGTGGGTCTTAGGATATACAAGCTAGGCAAGCTACACAAGTATGTAACACCTACTGACGTGATAGTCCACAGAGTTGGAGGGTTTGAGAGGTTGTTAAGGATACTCATAGCTTTAATGATACTATACGCTACGATAATCTATATAGGCATGATATACATACCGGCGGCCGGAGTTCTCTCGGCCGCTACAGGGGGTGAGATATCCTATCATACGTTCTTAGCTCTCTACGTTATCTTTATAGTCATCTACATAAGTGCTGGCGGCATGAGAGCTGTAGCTTACGCGGACATCATGGCTGGAGTGACTTTCATAGTTGCTTTTCTAGCAATGGTTTACGCTACTTATACCTTCTGGGGAGGCTTCGATAAGTTAGCTTGGACAGCATATACATCAGACATAGGGTCAGAGATATTTCAGAAAACTCAACCCTTCCAGTACTTCTGGACTATGCTTATATTCTACGGGATTTCCTGGCTCTTCATACCCCACTTAGTAGTTAGGTTTTTCGCGGCGAAGGATTACAAAGGCGTTATAGTTGGTGGTATGGGTTCTAACGCCGGATTCTTCTTAGGTGCTTTCGTGTCGCCTCTACTACTAGGGCTTAGCTTAGCTGCCTACTACGGCGCTAACCTACCTGAGGTAGAAGTAGTAGAAGGCTATGTTCCCATGCTATTTATGGAGCTCTTCGGTATGGGGCCTCTGTTAGTGCTTCTTCTACTAGGTCTCATAGCTATAACTAGGTCTACTATTGATTCTATGTTACTCTTGGTTTCGTCGATTGTTGATGTGGACTTGATCGAGAGGGGGATAGGCATTAAGGTACCTGAACGTGGTAGGAGACTAGTATCTACTCTAGTCATAATAGGTGTCGCGATACTTAGTGTTATAGTAGCTCTAGCTCCTGAAGCGCCGATGGTCATAATAGGATTTGAGCTGTGCTGGCCTGCTTACTCAGTCATCGCATGGCCTACAATAATAATGATATTCTGGCGTAGAGCTAACAAGTACGGAGGCTTCGCAAGCTACTTAGCAGGATTTATATCGTTACTGCTCTTTACTTACGTCATATGGCCTGAAGCACCTCACAACCCGTTTGGTGTGTGGGAGGGAACTTTACCAACACTAATAGCTATAGCAACGCTAATAATAGTATCTCTAGCAACGCCGCCCCCGCCAGAAGAATTCATTAAAGAGTATTACGGTATAAAGAAGTAG
- a CDS encoding aspartate aminotransferase family protein has translation MSGLRTLTEAYRELYSRKTSKSRELWLKLSSLAPHGVHSNWRIFDPHPLMVSRARGSRIWDVDGNEYIDFNMGFGALVVGHANPALLEKVKQKLDDGTIYGHETELSYKLSEALTRRYGYEMVRFSNTGSEATLLAIRLARVVTGRSKILKFEGHYHGTHELLMVGVKPDLRHAGHPKRPRSVPTGYPYNVVPKELAENVVVAPWNDAEATEQIMRAYGNEIAAIIMEPVAMNMGVVPGKKDFVAFLRKLADEYNCLLIFDEVKTSGMWYRGAQDYFGVKADIITVAKALGGGFPFSAVLTRKDIMELVGPRKVPHGGTFNANPLSVYATYVTITELLTESNLAYTHKLSEELAKGYRDLIQDKGLEAHVVQIANKGTIYFAKEEINTWRDFVTKVNWGLWYVWTLGMVINGIIPQPMAVDEQWTISIMHTKEDLQKALETADRVMSDIKGKLVESLAIEEAI, from the coding sequence TTGTCTGGATTAAGAACTTTGACGGAAGCTTACAGAGAACTATATTCTAGAAAAACAAGTAAGTCTAGAGAGTTATGGCTTAAGCTATCAAGTCTTGCACCACACGGCGTTCACAGTAATTGGAGAATTTTTGACCCACACCCACTAATGGTTTCTAGGGCGCGTGGCTCCAGAATCTGGGATGTTGACGGGAATGAATACATAGATTTTAATATGGGTTTCGGAGCTCTAGTAGTCGGTCATGCCAACCCAGCGTTACTTGAGAAAGTAAAGCAGAAACTAGATGATGGCACTATATACGGTCATGAAACAGAACTTAGTTATAAGTTGAGTGAAGCCTTAACACGTAGGTACGGCTATGAAATGGTCAGGTTCTCAAACACGGGTTCTGAAGCAACACTCTTGGCTATAAGGCTTGCTAGAGTAGTTACTGGAAGGTCAAAAATACTGAAGTTTGAGGGGCATTACCACGGCACACACGAGCTCTTAATGGTTGGAGTTAAGCCTGACTTAAGACACGCAGGACATCCTAAAAGACCCAGGTCAGTCCCTACCGGATATCCATACAACGTCGTTCCAAAAGAATTAGCGGAGAATGTCGTTGTTGCTCCGTGGAACGATGCTGAAGCGACAGAACAAATAATGAGGGCTTACGGGAATGAAATAGCAGCTATAATTATGGAGCCTGTAGCCATGAATATGGGTGTTGTTCCAGGAAAGAAAGATTTTGTAGCTTTCCTGAGGAAGTTAGCTGATGAATATAATTGCCTCTTAATATTCGATGAAGTAAAGACTTCAGGCATGTGGTATAGAGGAGCTCAAGACTACTTCGGAGTTAAAGCTGATATAATCACTGTAGCTAAAGCACTTGGCGGAGGATTCCCGTTCTCAGCAGTCTTAACTAGAAAAGATATAATGGAGTTAGTAGGACCTCGTAAAGTACCTCATGGTGGAACCTTCAATGCCAACCCGTTATCTGTTTACGCAACCTACGTAACGATCACCGAACTCCTCACAGAGTCTAACCTAGCATACACGCACAAGTTGAGTGAGGAGTTAGCTAAGGGCTACAGAGACTTAATACAAGATAAGGGGCTAGAAGCACACGTAGTTCAGATTGCTAATAAGGGCACAATATACTTTGCTAAAGAAGAGATAAACACGTGGAGAGACTTCGTAACTAAGGTTAATTGGGGTCTCTGGTATGTGTGGACGCTGGGTATGGTAATAAACGGCATAATACCTCAGCCTATGGCCGTAGACGAGCAGTGGACTATATCAATAATGCACACGAAAGAAGACTTACAGAAAGCTCTAGAGACAGCTGACAGAGTCATGAGCGACATTAAAGGAAAATTAGTAGAGTCGTTAGCCATAGAAGAAGCTATCTAA
- the hjc gene encoding Holliday junction resolvase Hjc, producing the protein MRVVKSRSKGYRAERELVHTLWRLGFAVMRAPASGARIRKAEYPDVVAIMKGKVAVFEVKSRAKPSGLYIELNQVKKLIDFAERAGGIPYIAVKIPHKEWKFIKVSKEGIKERKTYKVSKEDIEKAPGINGVLAELGLMKTLTDYIKEPDE; encoded by the coding sequence GTGAGAGTAGTTAAGAGCAGATCTAAAGGTTATAGAGCTGAGAGAGAATTAGTTCATACTTTATGGAGGTTAGGGTTTGCAGTAATGAGAGCTCCTGCTAGCGGTGCTAGAATAAGGAAAGCGGAATACCCTGACGTAGTAGCTATAATGAAAGGCAAGGTCGCAGTCTTCGAGGTCAAGTCTAGAGCTAAGCCCTCAGGACTATACATTGAGCTAAACCAGGTCAAGAAATTAATAGACTTCGCAGAGAGAGCTGGCGGAATACCATACATAGCAGTCAAGATACCTCACAAAGAATGGAAATTTATTAAAGTATCAAAAGAAGGAATTAAAGAACGCAAGACGTATAAGGTAAGTAAAGAAGACATAGAGAAAGCTCCAGGAATTAACGGTGTTCTAGCAGAATTAGGACTCATGAAAACGTTAACCGACTATATTAAAGAACCGGACGAATAG
- a CDS encoding slipin family protein, whose translation MPIGLTEIVLILVVLIIVIPLLNASIKIIREYERAVVFRLGRLVGAKGPGLILIIPFVDNLMKVDLRVVTVDVPKQEIITRDNVSVKVDAVIYYRAVDPIAAITKVSNYHYSIMMLGQTVLRDVIGQVDLDDLLQKRDELNKRIQDIIDETAMSWGIKVTAVTLKSVELPEELMRAMAKQAEAERWRRARIIEAEGERQASAVLVEAASMYEQHPTALRLRELQTMIEIAREKALVVITETGATDVGKTVAMYKALREREER comes from the coding sequence ATGCCTATAGGACTAACAGAGATTGTGTTAATTCTTGTTGTGCTAATAATAGTTATACCCCTACTAAACGCTAGCATAAAAATTATTAGAGAGTATGAGAGAGCTGTAGTTTTCAGGCTGGGAAGACTCGTAGGAGCTAAAGGTCCTGGACTAATACTGATCATACCATTCGTGGATAACTTAATGAAAGTTGACTTAAGAGTAGTAACAGTCGATGTTCCTAAACAAGAGATAATAACTAGAGATAACGTGAGTGTTAAGGTTGATGCAGTAATATATTATAGAGCTGTTGACCCAATAGCTGCAATAACTAAAGTCAGTAACTACCACTACTCAATAATGATGTTGGGTCAGACAGTCTTGAGAGACGTGATAGGTCAGGTAGACTTAGATGACTTACTTCAGAAGAGAGACGAGCTGAATAAGAGGATACAAGACATAATAGACGAGACAGCCATGTCTTGGGGTATTAAAGTGACTGCAGTAACGCTCAAGTCTGTAGAACTGCCTGAGGAGCTCATGAGAGCCATGGCTAAACAAGCCGAGGCAGAAAGGTGGAGGAGAGCTAGAATAATAGAAGCGGAAGGTGAGAGACAAGCTTCCGCGGTACTGGTTGAGGCAGCCTCTATGTATGAGCAACACCCTACGGCACTCCGGTTAAGAGAGCTTCAGACCATGATAGAAATAGCTAGAGAAAAAGCGTTGGTAGTAATTACGGAAACCGGAGCTACAGACGTGGGCAAGACTGTAGCAATGTATAAAGCGCTTAGAGAAAGAGAAGAGCGGTGA
- a CDS encoding NfeD family protein, whose translation MLTTKNEVLRVFAQITIILTLLVLATPSHTVGTSDPLSFQASGVITRAVVVEIKPPWDVIDSGVKECFLDALSKAESEGKALIYLVDSYGGYLDAAYTIGDAVSNSKIPTVAYVSGGKALSAGTMIILPANIVALHPSAIIGAMQPVMINPVTGELQFVNESKIINPVVEKALSYARLRGRNETLVKDFVVKATTVNAEKAVSYRVADMIVQDLPTLLRSLYGYEVSVSGRVVRLEIDESGLEFYACSVRSRLLSLLENSTILNVLLTIGLLGTIFALLSGRITVLPLTLLFLLLGLIGSGLNPNLVSLFLIVLGGTLLAIELFVLPGFGIVGISGVILLAFGFALLPTYLPSGLVPSEEYLNALRAFIVGTSVILGGFFGILMFKVIKVRRKKPYEFLPTGKVGKAIDDLSPGKPGFVIVEGEYWKAVSDEEIPKGSEVVVVSVEGAILRVKRK comes from the coding sequence GTGCTAACGACTAAAAACGAAGTTCTTCGTGTTTTTGCTCAAATAACTATTATTCTAACCTTATTAGTGCTTGCGACCCCGTCACATACTGTAGGGACTTCTGACCCCTTAAGCTTTCAAGCGTCTGGAGTGATCACTAGAGCAGTAGTTGTTGAGATAAAGCCTCCGTGGGACGTGATAGATAGTGGGGTTAAGGAGTGCTTCTTAGACGCTTTAAGTAAGGCCGAGAGCGAGGGTAAAGCACTCATATACCTGGTCGATAGTTATGGAGGATACCTAGACGCCGCTTACACTATTGGAGATGCTGTGAGTAACTCGAAAATACCTACAGTAGCTTACGTCAGCGGTGGTAAGGCATTGAGTGCTGGAACAATGATAATACTCCCAGCCAATATAGTAGCGCTACATCCTTCAGCTATTATTGGAGCTATGCAGCCAGTAATGATAAACCCTGTTACAGGAGAGCTTCAGTTCGTTAATGAATCAAAGATAATAAATCCTGTCGTTGAGAAGGCCTTGAGTTACGCAAGGCTTAGAGGGAGGAATGAGACTTTAGTGAAAGACTTCGTAGTTAAAGCCACTACCGTGAATGCTGAAAAAGCTGTTTCTTACCGTGTTGCAGACATGATAGTACAAGACCTTCCGACTTTACTAAGGTCTCTATACGGCTATGAGGTTTCGGTCTCGGGTAGAGTAGTCAGGTTAGAGATTGATGAGTCAGGTCTAGAGTTTTATGCTTGTAGCGTTAGGTCAAGGTTATTATCATTGCTTGAGAACTCTACAATACTCAACGTGTTGCTCACGATAGGGCTCTTAGGAACTATATTTGCTCTATTGAGTGGCAGAATAACGGTACTTCCACTCACCCTCCTTTTCCTACTCCTCGGGCTGATTGGTAGCGGTCTTAACCCTAATCTTGTCTCGTTGTTCCTGATAGTCTTAGGTGGCACGCTACTAGCTATAGAGTTGTTTGTTTTGCCGGGCTTCGGGATAGTAGGGATAAGTGGGGTAATCCTCCTCGCTTTCGGTTTCGCTCTCCTGCCTACGTATCTGCCCAGTGGTTTAGTCCCTTCTGAAGAATACTTGAATGCTTTAAGAGCGTTCATAGTAGGTACCTCAGTGATACTGGGGGGTTTCTTCGGCATACTAATGTTTAAAGTCATAAAAGTCAGGAGGAAGAAGCCTTATGAATTCTTGCCTACTGGTAAGGTAGGTAAGGCGATCGACGACTTAAGTCCTGGAAAACCAGGCTTCGTGATCGTTGAGGGCGAGTACTGGAAGGCAGTCTCAGATGAGGAGATACCTAAGGGTAGTGAAGTAGTTGTGGTAAGCGTTGAAGGCGCAATACTTAGAGTTAAAAGGAAATGA
- a CDS encoding DUF763 domain-containing protein, translated as MSSVSGVADLPLHGGHVPTWLAKLMLKLSKAILEVLLIEFDSEEVLRRFSNPLWFQAFNNVIGMDWDSSGSTTVTTAMVKTALEEISGEVRVAGGKGLISRKTPEEIIKYSDEIGLSSASSNELVKVSRLAAKTDSVLLQDGFTLYHHAVLFDKKGNWVVIQQGMNVDMKIARRYHLAWFMSRDPTLESHSGVVSDITTKPLNLTTSDSVASRKILVDLASENPKKIVNELKIVNTYLKGLKTLTGLKPPRPIMINVPYYRPVSIDSRILGKLNKAYELRPKDLHEFLLIEGLGAEVIRALSLISELIYREPPPLRDIVTHSYSPFKYAYAIGGKDGVPYPIKREVAETVIRELSRLVDEAKLEGREKLIALRALKKLAPEDVSNI; from the coding sequence ATGAGTAGCGTTTCGGGAGTAGCTGATCTGCCCTTACACGGGGGTCACGTGCCTACATGGCTTGCTAAGCTGATGCTTAAGTTATCTAAGGCTATATTAGAGGTTCTGCTGATAGAGTTTGATAGTGAAGAAGTCTTAAGAAGGTTTTCAAACCCCCTCTGGTTTCAGGCATTCAATAACGTCATAGGAATGGACTGGGATAGTAGTGGCTCAACGACCGTGACTACAGCCATGGTTAAGACAGCTCTTGAGGAAATAAGTGGTGAAGTTAGGGTTGCCGGAGGTAAGGGACTTATTTCCAGGAAAACTCCAGAAGAGATAATTAAGTATAGTGACGAGATAGGATTAAGTAGTGCTTCATCTAACGAGTTAGTTAAGGTGTCTAGACTTGCAGCCAAAACAGACTCAGTTCTTCTTCAAGACGGTTTTACCCTATACCACCACGCAGTACTCTTTGATAAGAAGGGTAATTGGGTGGTTATACAGCAGGGAATGAATGTAGACATGAAGATTGCTAGGAGATACCACCTAGCTTGGTTCATGTCTAGAGACCCGACACTAGAATCTCATTCAGGAGTAGTTTCAGACATTACTACTAAGCCGCTAAACTTAACTACTAGCGACTCGGTAGCGTCTAGGAAAATCTTAGTAGACTTAGCTAGTGAGAATCCTAAGAAGATAGTGAATGAGCTTAAGATAGTCAACACATACCTTAAAGGACTTAAGACGCTTACAGGCCTTAAGCCTCCTAGACCAATAATGATTAACGTACCTTACTACAGGCCGGTAAGTATAGACTCAAGAATCTTGGGGAAACTGAATAAGGCGTACGAGCTAAGGCCTAAGGACCTACATGAATTTCTGTTAATTGAGGGTCTAGGTGCCGAGGTGATCAGAGCTCTATCACTTATTTCTGAGCTAATCTATAGGGAACCCCCACCATTAAGAGATATAGTGACGCACAGTTACTCACCTTTTAAATACGCTTACGCTATAGGAGGGAAAGACGGAGTGCCATATCCAATAAAGAGAGAGGTTGCTGAGACCGTCATTAGGGAGTTAAGCAGGTTAGTAGATGAGGCAAAGCTTGAGGGAAGAGAAAAGCTAATTGCGTTGAGAGCTCTTAAGAAATTAGCTCCTGAAGACGTTAGCAATATTTAA
- a CDS encoding geranylgeranylglycerol-phosphate geranylgeranyltransferase, translated as MSFKIKLKAYLELMRMHNVIAALLTTLIGWLTVRVEVNTLANTSLIIPLLAVGLVSSAGYVVNDYFDIEVDKINKPYRPIPSGRVTPKEAIYLTLTLIIVGVTPSLTVGPYTAVFVLVNTLLVVLYSYKIKELGFVGNVIVSLEGAFTIILGALTPSELLNDLSLVRFSLMPAIYAFTLLLAREIIKTIEDIRADEVRNVKSLPRVIGVSKSSIIALTLQLLIVGISLIPFLTGYGYLYLALALATDALLIYSAINTIKLGRVGNPESLASKLRSVLKLAIFTGTMAFATDLLYRLFFL; from the coding sequence ATGAGCTTTAAGATCAAGCTTAAGGCGTACTTAGAACTCATGAGAATGCATAACGTGATTGCTGCGCTACTAACTACACTCATAGGGTGGCTAACTGTGAGAGTCGAGGTTAATACACTTGCAAACACTTCTTTAATAATCCCATTACTAGCTGTAGGTCTAGTATCGAGTGCTGGATACGTAGTTAACGACTACTTTGACATAGAAGTGGATAAAATAAACAAGCCTTACAGACCGATACCTTCTGGTAGGGTGACGCCTAAAGAAGCTATCTACTTGACCCTCACCTTAATAATAGTTGGCGTCACTCCATCCCTGACTGTAGGTCCTTACACAGCTGTCTTCGTGTTAGTTAATACTCTACTAGTTGTTTTATACTCTTACAAGATTAAGGAGTTAGGGTTTGTAGGTAACGTTATCGTGTCTCTCGAGGGTGCGTTCACTATAATCTTAGGAGCACTCACCCCGTCAGAACTCCTTAATGACTTAAGTCTCGTCAGGTTCTCGCTAATGCCCGCAATCTATGCTTTCACCCTACTTCTAGCTAGAGAAATAATCAAGACTATTGAGGACATTAGGGCTGATGAAGTGAGAAACGTAAAGTCTCTACCTCGCGTCATAGGAGTTTCTAAATCTTCCATCATTGCTCTCACACTTCAGTTACTCATAGTAGGTATTTCGTTGATTCCTTTTTTGACTGGATATGGCTACCTATACCTAGCACTAGCTCTAGCAACTGATGCTCTATTAATTTACTCAGCGATCAATACGATTAAACTCGGAAGAGTCGGTAATCCAGAGTCACTCGCATCAAAATTAAGAAGCGTGCTCAAGCTAGCTATATTTACGGGAACGATGGCTTTTGCTACAGACCTTTTATACAGGCTGTTCTTCTTATAA